One genomic region from Candidatus Chlorobium masyuteum encodes:
- a CDS encoding 2-oxoacid:acceptor oxidoreductase subunit alpha, with product MTDSKTTTKTVNVTSKASVSVLFAGDSGDGMQLTGTQFANTVAVRGSELNTFPNFPSEIRAPAGTISGVSGFQLQFGSKPVYTPGALFDVMIAMNSAALKANLKNLHQGGIIIAGTDGFDEKNLKLAGYPEGVNPLEDGSLSNYTVFPVPVQQLTREALKDSGLSSREVDRCKNMFILGLLYWLYNLPYEGTVEMLQSKFSKKPLIADANIKAVKAGYYFGDETEIFANIGRFDIPPEKEHGTYRRVTGNEAAAIALAAAAKKSGLELFLGSYPITPATEILQNLAKMKKWGAKTFQAEDEIAGICSSIGAAFGGALAATNTSGPGLALKTEALGLAVIMEIPLVVINVQRGGPSTGLPTKPEQSDLFMAMYGRHGEAPLPVVAASSPVDCFYTTYEAARLAVEHMTPVICLTDGYLALSSEPWAVESPDNLAEIKPRIHAARKPEDPPYLPYKRDENLVRSWAIPGTKGLEHRIGGLEKQNETGNVSHDPDNHELMTKLRAEKIARIADTIPLQTLDNGAEKGDLLVLGWGSSYGAIKTAVDQAIEKGYSVAHAHLRYINPFPKNLRQILGNYKQVLIPENNNGQLVHIIRDTFLIEPVGFSKVKGLPFNEMEILAKITDLIKEL from the coding sequence ATGACTGATTCAAAAACTACAACAAAAACGGTCAATGTGACCTCCAAAGCAAGTGTTTCCGTGCTTTTTGCAGGAGACTCCGGCGACGGAATGCAGTTGACCGGTACCCAGTTCGCCAACACAGTGGCTGTTCGCGGGTCGGAATTGAACACCTTTCCGAACTTCCCCTCCGAAATCAGGGCCCCTGCCGGCACCATCTCCGGCGTATCAGGCTTCCAGCTCCAGTTCGGCAGCAAGCCTGTCTATACTCCGGGTGCGCTTTTTGACGTCATGATTGCCATGAACTCGGCTGCTCTGAAAGCAAACCTGAAAAACCTTCACCAGGGAGGTATTATCATTGCAGGCACTGACGGTTTTGATGAAAAAAACCTGAAGCTTGCCGGCTATCCGGAAGGAGTAAACCCTCTTGAGGATGGCTCCCTCTCCAACTACACCGTTTTTCCTGTTCCCGTTCAGCAGCTTACCCGTGAAGCCCTGAAAGATAGCGGCCTCTCCAGCAGGGAGGTTGATCGCTGTAAAAACATGTTTATTCTCGGTCTGCTCTACTGGCTCTACAATCTCCCCTACGAAGGAACGGTTGAGATGCTGCAGAGCAAGTTCAGCAAAAAGCCGTTGATTGCCGATGCCAACATCAAGGCGGTCAAGGCAGGCTACTACTTCGGTGATGAGACCGAAATCTTTGCAAACATCGGCCGCTTCGATATTCCCCCGGAAAAAGAGCATGGCACCTACCGCCGTGTAACCGGCAATGAAGCCGCAGCCATCGCCCTTGCTGCAGCCGCCAAAAAGTCCGGACTTGAGCTCTTCCTCGGCTCATACCCGATCACACCGGCAACGGAGATTCTGCAGAACCTTGCCAAAATGAAAAAGTGGGGAGCAAAAACCTTCCAGGCAGAGGATGAAATTGCCGGCATCTGCAGCAGCATCGGTGCCGCTTTCGGTGGTGCGCTTGCCGCAACCAACACCTCTGGTCCCGGTCTTGCATTGAAAACCGAAGCCCTCGGACTTGCCGTCATCATGGAGATTCCGCTTGTTGTCATCAACGTACAGCGCGGAGGCCCGTCAACCGGTCTTCCGACCAAGCCGGAACAGTCCGACCTCTTCATGGCCATGTACGGCCGTCACGGTGAGGCTCCGCTGCCGGTTGTTGCAGCCTCTTCGCCGGTTGACTGCTTCTATACCACCTATGAAGCCGCAAGACTTGCCGTTGAGCATATGACTCCGGTGATCTGCCTTACCGACGGCTATCTTGCCCTGAGCTCGGAGCCATGGGCAGTTGAGTCCCCCGATAATCTCGCCGAGATCAAACCACGCATCCACGCGGCAAGAAAACCTGAAGATCCTCCCTACCTGCCCTACAAGCGTGATGAGAATCTGGTACGTTCATGGGCAATCCCCGGCACAAAGGGACTTGAGCACCGCATCGGCGGTCTTGAAAAACAGAATGAGACCGGCAACGTCTCTCATGACCCGGACAACCATGAGCTGATGACCAAACTCCGTGCCGAGAAGATAGCCCGTATTGCCGACACCATTCCCCTTCAGACGCTCGACAACGGAGCTGAAAAAGGAGACCTGCTTGTGCTTGGATGGGGTTCATCCTACGGAGCTATCAAAACTGCGGTCGATCAGGCAATCGAGAAGGGATACAGCGTTGCTCATGCTCACCTTCGCTATATCAATCCGTTCCCGAAAAACCTCAGGCAGATCCTCGGCAACTACAAACAGGTGCTGATACCAGAGAACAACAACGGACAGCTGGTCCACATTATCCGTGACACCTTCCTGATTGAGCCTGTCGGCTTCAGCAAAGTGAAGGGACTGCCGTTCAATGAGATGGAAATTCTGGCTAAAATCACCGATCTTATAAAGGAGCTTTAA
- the alaS gene encoding alanine--tRNA ligase, with product MNSREIRQSFLDFFAQKGHTIVRSAPVIPADDPTLLFTNAGMNQFKDVFLDKGTRPYNRAADTQKCIRASGKHNDLEDVGRDTYHHTFFEMLGNWSFGDYYKKEAITWAWELMTGVWKLPADRLYATVYQDDDESFQIWKEHTSISPEHILRFGDKDNFWEMGETGPCGPCSEIHIDLTEDASGKSLVNVGDYRVIELWNLVFIQYNRQSDGRLEPLPNKHVDTGMGFERVAAVMQGKSSNYDTDVFKPLFDRITEITGVRYGASMDEPHDIAMRVIADHARTLTFALSDGAMPSNEGRGYVLRRILRRALRYSKNLGYNEPILHQLVGTLADLMGDVFPELQKQRDTVSKIIRSEEESFIVTLDRGIEIFNDVVAKVRAEKGTTIKGTDAFKLYDTYGFPFDLTRLMASDEGLQVDGEGFEHSMQEQKTRARADRKEKHQVEDDGSQWLWFSDQHTSTFVGYEQLELPVRIIASKHAKEKLLVLLDKTPFYAESGGQVGDRGWIETTSYRLQVTDTVKDGDAIVHVVTAAFDKILDSAVNPADLTIDEGQLSAEASVDHHIRQDTERNHTATHLLHGALRRILGQHVQQKGSFVNPERLRFDFSHFSKMSDAEIARVEASVNEEIRRAEEVQKHADIPYDDAIAKGALAFFGDKYADLVRVVEVPGISVELCGGTHVDNIGRIGLFKIVSESSVASGVRRIEALTGKSAEKLLWQEYSELQQVRQLLKAKGDEPVAVRIVELMDAKKELEKELHEIRIGSLLQTLSVELQAAPEISGCRVLAKVVEGTDGDALRSAGLALREQQPFAVGLLSCVQDGKVSLVGFASDKAVKELGIDAGKLVREAAQHVQGGGGGKPEFATAGGKNPAGVDKALEAFKDAVKTALKG from the coding sequence ATGAATTCCAGGGAAATCAGGCAATCTTTTTTGGATTTTTTTGCTCAAAAAGGTCATACTATCGTTCGTTCAGCACCGGTTATTCCGGCAGATGATCCGACACTGCTTTTTACCAATGCAGGTATGAACCAGTTCAAGGATGTCTTTCTCGATAAAGGAACCCGCCCCTACAACCGGGCCGCCGATACCCAGAAGTGTATCAGGGCTTCCGGCAAGCACAACGATCTTGAGGATGTCGGTCGCGACACCTACCACCACACCTTTTTCGAGATGCTCGGCAACTGGTCGTTTGGTGACTATTACAAGAAAGAGGCTATAACCTGGGCATGGGAGCTGATGACCGGCGTGTGGAAACTTCCGGCTGACCGACTCTATGCTACGGTCTATCAGGATGACGACGAGAGCTTCCAGATCTGGAAGGAGCATACCTCCATCTCCCCTGAACATATTCTCCGCTTCGGCGACAAGGATAACTTCTGGGAGATGGGTGAAACCGGTCCCTGTGGTCCCTGCTCCGAAATTCATATTGATCTTACTGAAGACGCTTCAGGCAAAAGCCTTGTGAACGTTGGCGACTACCGGGTGATCGAGCTCTGGAACCTTGTCTTCATCCAGTACAACCGTCAGAGTGACGGCCGCCTTGAGCCGCTACCGAATAAACATGTTGATACCGGCATGGGTTTTGAGCGCGTTGCCGCGGTCATGCAGGGGAAATCATCCAACTACGACACCGACGTCTTCAAGCCGCTTTTTGACCGGATCACAGAAATTACCGGTGTCCGTTACGGCGCATCGATGGATGAGCCACACGATATAGCCATGCGGGTCATTGCCGACCACGCCCGTACCCTCACCTTTGCGCTCTCTGACGGCGCGATGCCTTCAAACGAGGGGCGCGGCTATGTGCTCCGCCGTATTCTCCGCCGGGCGCTTCGCTACTCCAAAAATCTCGGCTATAACGAACCGATTCTCCACCAGCTTGTCGGCACGCTTGCCGATTTGATGGGTGACGTTTTCCCTGAGCTGCAGAAGCAGCGCGATACGGTGAGCAAAATCATCCGCTCGGAAGAGGAGAGCTTTATTGTTACGCTCGATCGCGGCATAGAGATTTTCAACGATGTTGTTGCGAAAGTCCGCGCTGAAAAGGGCACAACCATCAAGGGCACCGATGCCTTCAAGCTCTATGATACCTACGGTTTCCCCTTTGATCTTACCCGCCTGATGGCTTCGGACGAAGGGTTGCAGGTTGACGGCGAAGGGTTTGAGCACTCCATGCAGGAGCAGAAGACCCGTGCACGGGCCGACCGCAAGGAGAAGCATCAGGTTGAGGATGACGGCTCACAGTGGCTCTGGTTCAGCGACCAGCACACCTCCACCTTTGTCGGTTATGAGCAGCTTGAGCTGCCGGTCCGTATTATCGCCTCCAAGCATGCCAAAGAGAAGCTGCTGGTGCTGCTCGACAAAACACCCTTCTACGCCGAGAGTGGCGGGCAGGTTGGTGACCGGGGCTGGATCGAGACAACGAGCTACCGCCTGCAGGTAACCGATACTGTCAAGGATGGCGACGCTATTGTGCATGTTGTTACCGCCGCTTTTGACAAGATTCTTGACAGCGCAGTCAACCCTGCTGATCTCACGATTGACGAGGGGCAGCTCAGTGCGGAGGCCTCGGTTGACCACCATATTCGCCAGGATACCGAGCGGAACCATACTGCCACCCATCTGTTGCATGGGGCGTTGCGCCGCATCCTCGGCCAGCATGTTCAGCAGAAGGGATCATTCGTCAATCCGGAACGGCTCCGTTTTGACTTCAGTCACTTCTCCAAAATGAGCGATGCTGAAATTGCCAGGGTTGAGGCTTCGGTGAACGAAGAGATCCGGCGGGCTGAAGAGGTTCAGAAGCATGCCGATATCCCTTATGACGATGCAATTGCCAAGGGTGCCCTCGCCTTTTTCGGCGACAAGTATGCTGATCTCGTCAGGGTGGTTGAAGTTCCCGGCATCTCGGTTGAGCTCTGCGGTGGAACCCATGTGGATAATATTGGTCGTATCGGACTTTTCAAGATTGTGAGTGAATCTTCGGTTGCTTCGGGTGTGCGCCGTATCGAGGCGTTGACCGGCAAGAGTGCCGAAAAGCTGCTCTGGCAGGAGTACAGTGAGCTGCAGCAGGTTCGCCAGCTCCTCAAAGCGAAAGGTGACGAGCCGGTAGCCGTGAGAATTGTTGAGTTGATGGATGCCAAAAAAGAGCTTGAAAAGGAGCTGCATGAGATCCGCATCGGCTCCCTCCTCCAGACGCTCTCGGTTGAGCTTCAGGCTGCCCCCGAGATTTCGGGATGCAGGGTACTCGCCAAAGTTGTTGAGGGGACGGATGGTGACGCGCTTCGCAGTGCAGGCCTTGCCCTTCGTGAACAGCAGCCCTTTGCCGTGGGACTCCTCTCTTGCGTGCAGGATGGCAAGGTGTCGCTGGTTGGTTTTGCTTCCGACAAGGCAGTAAAGGAGCTTGGTATTGACGCAGGCAAACTGGTTCGCGAAGCTGCCCAGCATGTGCAGGGCGGCGGCGGCGGCAAACCCGAGTTCGCCACTGCCGGAGGAAAGAATCCCGCCGGTGTTGACAAAGCGCTTGAAGCCTTTAAGGATGCTGTGAAAACCGCGCTGAAGGGATAA
- a CDS encoding 4Fe-4S dicluster domain-containing protein, whose protein sequence is MRVLDCLSGSCTRPSCDGCIFRPVRSLRLALKSRAIKKSDETADAPVGSWERSELVTPTVRPTPEKHTAPKKRKRLLAPREEIAWFPIIKPELCNGCGDCKVLCKPGVFELGEPDPAGIHRPKLIVAHPYNCLVLCNRCVPICTSGAIILPPKEEFEQFVEYID, encoded by the coding sequence ATGCGCGTTCTTGATTGTCTCTCAGGTAGCTGCACCCGGCCTTCGTGTGACGGCTGCATCTTCCGGCCTGTCCGTTCGCTTCGCCTGGCGCTCAAGTCGCGTGCGATCAAGAAAAGTGATGAGACCGCCGACGCTCCGGTCGGCAGTTGGGAGCGCTCTGAACTGGTAACCCCCACCGTCAGGCCAACACCAGAGAAACATACGGCTCCGAAAAAGCGGAAACGGCTGCTTGCTCCGAGGGAGGAGATTGCGTGGTTTCCCATCATCAAGCCGGAGCTCTGCAACGGCTGCGGCGACTGCAAGGTGCTCTGCAAGCCCGGCGTCTTCGAACTCGGCGAGCCCGACCCCGCAGGAATTCACCGCCCGAAACTGATTGTTGCCCACCCCTACAACTGCCTCGTCCTCTGCAACCGGTGCGTCCCCATCTGCACCTCCGGCGCCATTATTCTCCCCCCGAAGGAGGAGTTCGAACAATTTGTGGAGTATATTGATTAG
- a CDS encoding 4Fe-4S dicluster domain-containing protein, with the protein MNKPKKRRLLAPREEIAWFPVIDEAACNGCGDCETFCKPGVFAPGEKIGPKRPKMTVSSPYNCVVLCERCAPRCTSGAITLPPAGEFEQFVEYVEA; encoded by the coding sequence GTGAATAAACCAAAAAAGCGCAGGTTGCTGGCTCCGAGGGAGGAGATTGCGTGGTTTCCGGTGATTGATGAGGCGGCCTGCAATGGCTGCGGAGATTGTGAGACCTTCTGCAAGCCCGGTGTCTTTGCGCCCGGAGAGAAGATCGGCCCGAAGCGGCCAAAGATGACCGTCTCCAGCCCCTACAACTGTGTTGTGCTCTGTGAACGGTGTGCGCCTCGTTGCACTTCCGGCGCTATTACGCTCCCGCCTGCCGGGGAGTTTGAGCAGTTTGTGGAGTATGTGGAAGCGTGA
- the serB gene encoding phosphoserine phosphatase SerB, whose amino-acid sequence MSELLLINITGQDKPGLTSKITSILSGYKVPVLDIGQAVIHNHLSLGMLVEVPKESASSPVLKDLLFCAHTLGIQITFTPVTDTEYNDWVHEQGKPRHLLSLLARRITAEHLERVSSIIASHGLNIDTINRLSGRIPLEANRHTKACVEFSMRGTLENENRFREQMLAITDSLGIDIAFQEDNIFRRNRRLVVFDMDSTLITSEVIDELAIEAGVGAEVAAITEQAMRGEIDFTGSLQRRVSLLNGLDEHVLETIAKRLQLTEGAETLFHNLHNLGFKTAILSGGFSYFGHYLQKKLNIDYVYANTLEIIEGKLTGKVLGQVVDGKRKADLLELIAQKENIRLEQTIAVGDGANDLPMLGKAGLGIAFRAKPIVRESAKQAISTLGLDAILYLMGFRDRDDLSVTLPHTPQTAQTPRQAGA is encoded by the coding sequence ATGAGCGAGCTTCTCTTGATCAATATTACAGGCCAGGACAAGCCGGGTCTGACCTCGAAAATCACCTCGATCCTCTCCGGCTACAAGGTGCCGGTGCTTGATATCGGCCAGGCGGTTATCCATAACCACCTCTCGCTCGGCATGCTTGTTGAAGTACCCAAGGAGTCCGCATCCTCTCCGGTGCTGAAGGATCTGCTCTTCTGCGCCCATACCCTCGGCATACAGATCACCTTTACGCCGGTTACCGACACCGAATACAACGACTGGGTGCATGAACAGGGCAAGCCGCGCCACCTGCTCTCGCTGCTCGCCAGACGCATTACCGCTGAGCACCTTGAGCGGGTGTCATCCATCATCGCCTCCCACGGCCTCAATATCGACACCATCAACCGCCTCTCGGGGCGTATTCCCCTTGAAGCCAACCGCCACACCAAGGCGTGCGTGGAGTTCTCCATGCGTGGCACCCTTGAGAACGAGAACCGCTTCCGTGAGCAGATGCTGGCCATTACCGACAGCCTCGGAATCGACATCGCCTTCCAGGAGGATAACATCTTCCGCCGGAACCGCCGCCTTGTGGTGTTTGATATGGATTCGACCCTCATCACCTCCGAAGTGATTGATGAGCTCGCCATAGAGGCGGGAGTAGGAGCAGAGGTTGCCGCCATTACCGAGCAGGCGATGCGCGGGGAGATCGACTTTACCGGCAGCCTCCAGCGGAGGGTATCGCTGCTGAACGGGCTCGACGAGCATGTGCTTGAGACCATTGCCAAACGGCTCCAGCTCACCGAAGGGGCGGAAACGCTCTTTCACAACCTGCACAACCTGGGGTTCAAAACCGCCATTCTCTCCGGCGGATTCTCCTATTTCGGCCACTACCTCCAGAAAAAACTCAATATCGATTACGTCTATGCCAACACCCTTGAGATCATCGAGGGCAAACTGACGGGGAAGGTGCTCGGGCAGGTGGTTGACGGCAAGCGGAAGGCAGATCTGCTTGAACTGATTGCGCAGAAGGAGAACATTCGATTGGAGCAGACTATTGCGGTCGGTGACGGCGCCAATGATCTGCCGATGCTTGGAAAAGCGGGGCTCGGCATCGCCTTCAGGGCAAAACCGATTGTGCGGGAGAGCGCAAAGCAGGCGATATCAACCCTCGGGCTTGACGCCATACTCTATCTGATGGGGTTCCGGGATCGCGACGACCTCTCGGTCACGCTTCCACATACTCCACAAACTGCTCAAACTCCCCGGCAGGCGGGAGCGTAA
- a CDS encoding DUF2806 domain-containing protein has protein sequence MIPLNIDFKSSTIEKFIDVVAAAIGNLSAPYLLRKMAEARGQEMFKIAESIDKTVQIIGDNYEVKYEAENFQITPTKKDELVINPRLQRIESRLNVIEEQRQKNIDKITIYGLLEAARISETSNEKIDRDWLNQFINVSQDVSSDQMQEVWGKILAREISNPGSFSLRSLEVLRTISRQEAEIFRKMVQFVFCVDNYRYIFHDHTIYNGTGDGWNDYVLMREIGLFTPGIFGVNFRSSPNCNLVFKHGHLSFKIIASKDTDFHLNGYPLSVVGRELVKLIQITPDSDYFDRVKAEVSEKDGLECVMLTDL, from the coding sequence ATGATTCCATTAAATATAGATTTTAAGTCGTCAACAATAGAAAAATTTATCGACGTTGTCGCTGCTGCTATCGGAAACCTTTCAGCCCCTTATCTATTAAGAAAAATGGCTGAGGCAAGAGGCCAAGAAATGTTCAAGATTGCAGAGTCGATTGATAAGACTGTGCAAATAATTGGGGATAATTATGAAGTAAAATATGAAGCGGAAAATTTTCAAATTACTCCTACGAAGAAAGATGAACTTGTTATAAATCCGCGACTTCAACGCATAGAAAGTCGATTGAACGTTATTGAAGAACAGAGACAAAAAAATATCGACAAAATAACTATTTACGGTCTTCTTGAGGCGGCTAGGATTTCGGAGACCTCAAATGAAAAGATAGACAGGGATTGGTTAAATCAATTTATTAATGTTTCTCAAGATGTTTCGAGTGATCAAATGCAAGAAGTATGGGGGAAAATTCTTGCTCGGGAAATATCTAATCCCGGATCATTTTCTCTCAGAAGCTTGGAGGTTTTACGTACAATATCCAGGCAAGAAGCTGAAATATTCAGGAAGATGGTTCAATTTGTGTTTTGCGTTGATAACTACAGGTATATTTTTCACGACCACACGATATACAATGGAACGGGTGATGGATGGAATGATTATGTCTTAATGCGAGAAATAGGTCTGTTCACTCCAGGTATTTTCGGTGTAAATTTCCGTTCCAGCCCTAACTGCAATCTTGTTTTTAAGCATGGTCATTTGTCCTTTAAGATAATTGCATCCAAGGATACAGATTTTCATTTAAATGGATATCCATTATCAGTCGTAGGGAGAGAACTGGTAAAGCTAATTCAGATCACTCCTGATAGTGACTATTTCGATAGAGTCAAAGCCGAAGTATCTGAAAAAGACGGTCTTGAATGCGTAATGCTTACGGATTTATAA